A genomic region of Solanum dulcamara chromosome 2, daSolDulc1.2, whole genome shotgun sequence contains the following coding sequences:
- the LOC129871062 gene encoding uncharacterized protein LOC129871062 — protein sequence MSSNVVVKKDDSSAFTISFPVGLSQFAKELCDLGASINLMQYAIFKKLVLGETKPTIMRLLMSDHSIKHPIDILYDILVKVDKFIFLTDFVIVDCEIDAEVFIILGRPFLAIGRALFDMGSSELKF from the coding sequence ATGTCGAGCAATGTGGTAGTAAAGAAAGATGATTCCAGTGCATTTACTATTTCTTTTCCCGTTGGGTTGTCTCAATTTGCTAAAGAACTTTGTGATTTGGGTGCGAGTATAAACTTGATGCAATATGCTATATTCAAGAAACTTGTCTTGGGTGAGACTAAACCAACCATAATGCGGCTTCTTATGTCCGACCACTCCATAAAGCATCCCATCGACATCCTCTACGATATTTTGGTAAAAGTTGATAAGTTTATCTTTCTGACCGATTTTGTAATCGTTGATTGTGAGATTGATGCTGAGGTCTTTATTATTCTTGGCAGGCCATTCTTAGCGATCGGTAGAGCCCTTTTTGATATGGGAAGCAGTGAGTTAAAGTTCTAA